From Acidobacteriota bacterium, one genomic window encodes:
- a CDS encoding NAD-dependent epimerase/dehydratase family protein, whose product MRSLSGQRVLVTGATGFIGANLVRALLQSNAEIHVIARAGADRWRLAEIAAQLIWHAADLTARAPLARAVAAAQPDFIFHSAAFGGHSTTAAQRAAALGDTVAGTANLLEALAPLPYRRLVHLGSSLEYGPKAQPLREDDLLTPNTFRGATKAAAALLCLQAARAEQKPIVVLRPFSVYGPWEAHGRLLPTLMLALLRGGELPLTEAGIYRDFIFVEDVVEACLRAAATDGVVGEIINAGSGEQYSNEEVVALAQEVAGIRLKVTPGTFPRRPSDTAHWVADIGKAQRLLDWQPRHDLRVGLTKTFAWFRAHQQLYREH is encoded by the coding sequence TTGCGGAGTCTTAGCGGCCAGCGCGTGTTGGTGACGGGCGCGACCGGATTCATCGGCGCCAACCTCGTGCGCGCGCTGTTACAGTCCAACGCGGAAATTCACGTCATCGCGCGGGCGGGCGCTGACCGCTGGCGACTAGCTGAAATCGCCGCTCAACTCATCTGGCACGCCGCCGATCTGACCGCGCGTGCGCCGCTGGCGCGGGCTGTCGCCGCCGCCCAGCCCGACTTCATTTTTCATTCCGCCGCATTTGGCGGCCATTCGACGACGGCGGCGCAACGCGCCGCCGCGCTGGGCGACACCGTCGCCGGGACAGCCAATCTGCTCGAAGCGCTGGCGCCGCTGCCATATCGCCGTCTGGTGCATCTAGGCAGTTCGCTGGAATACGGGCCAAAAGCCCAGCCCTTGCGCGAAGACGACCTGTTGACGCCGAATACCTTTCGCGGCGCGACCAAAGCGGCAGCCGCGTTGTTGTGTTTGCAGGCGGCGCGGGCGGAACAAAAGCCCATCGTCGTGCTGCGGCCCTTTTCGGTTTATGGCCCGTGGGAAGCGCACGGGCGTTTGTTGCCGACGTTGATGCTGGCCTTGTTGCGCGGCGGCGAGTTGCCTTTGACCGAAGCGGGCATCTACCGCGATTTCATTTTTGTCGAAGACGTGGTCGAGGCCTGTTTGCGGGCGGCGGCGACGGATGGGGTCGTGGGCGAGATCATCAATGCCGGCTCGGGCGAGCAATACAGCAACGAAGAAGTCGTGGCGCTGGCGCAGGAAGTCGCCGGCATCCGCCTGAAAGTCACGCCCGGCACGTTCCCGCGCCGGCCCTCCGACACGGCGCATTGGGTGGCCGACATCGGCAAAGCGCAACGCTTGTTGGATTGGCAGCCGCGTCACGACCTGCGTGTCGGCCTGACGAAAACCTTCGCCTGGTTTCGCGCGCATCAACAACTTTATCGTGAGCATTAG
- a CDS encoding glycosyltransferase family 2 protein: MEPRDSQSARPPALSVVLPVYGNRAMLPELYRRLCAALVAQSGEYELIFVNDACPQGSLEVLKELAAADARVAVLALARNQGQHCALLTGLRYARGACVVMLDADLQDPPETIPALLEKLAEGYGAVYAGRSGRYESGGRLLMSRLFKGLLHVLVGLPVNAGLFVALSRPTIERLLAFAEPRPYVTGMIAWLGRPVAVVPIVRAARPQGVSAYTTWMRVKLGVNAVWRVLRWRCWPRRVAKSTLATPLIACIGARFTPAGLLQSRQRSNGLTDS, from the coding sequence ATGGAACCACGCGACAGCCAGTCCGCCAGGCCGCCTGCTCTGAGCGTCGTGCTGCCGGTTTACGGCAACCGCGCAATGCTGCCCGAATTGTATCGGCGTTTGTGCGCGGCGCTCGTGGCGCAGTCCGGTGAATACGAATTGATTTTCGTCAACGATGCCTGCCCGCAAGGTTCGCTCGAAGTTCTGAAGGAACTGGCCGCCGCCGATGCGCGTGTCGCGGTGTTGGCGCTCGCGCGGAATCAGGGGCAGCATTGCGCGTTGCTGACCGGGCTGCGTTACGCGCGCGGCGCGTGTGTTGTGATGCTCGACGCCGATTTGCAAGACCCGCCCGAAACGATTCCGGCCTTGCTCGAAAAACTGGCGGAAGGTTACGGCGCGGTATACGCGGGCCGTTCGGGACGGTATGAATCGGGCGGGCGGTTGTTGATGTCGCGGCTTTTCAAAGGACTGTTGCATGTGCTGGTGGGCTTGCCGGTGAACGCCGGGCTTTTCGTGGCGCTGTCACGGCCAACGATTGAACGCCTGTTGGCCTTTGCTGAACCGCGTCCGTATGTCACAGGCATGATCGCCTGGCTGGGCCGCCCCGTGGCGGTCGTGCCAATTGTGCGCGCCGCCCGGCCTCAGGGCGTATCGGCTTACACCACGTGGATGCGGGTGAAGCTGGGCGTGAATGCGGTCTGGCGCGTCTTGCGCTGGCGTTGCTGGCCGCGCCGCGTTGCAAAATCCACGCTCGCCACACCACTCATCGCTTGTATCGGCGCGCGCTTTACCCCCGCAGGGCTTTTGCAAAGTCGCCAGCGCTCGAACGGTTTAACTGACTCCTGA
- a CDS encoding PIG-L family deacetylase — protein sequence MYKRFGIWLSLFLVAALTWAAVSSADTRPAPEDRGATGLALLLRRLQTIASVLHTAAHPDDESTEMMAYCARKEGARTAYLSLNRGDGGQNGIGPELWDMLGVLRTEELLASRKIDGAEQYFTRAFDFGFTRSPEETLQKWNREEILGDMVRVIRRMRPLVVVNGWSGTAQDGHGQHQVAGLLTPEAIKAAADPARFPEQVKQGLQPWPVLKFYARRFGGGQQGPQAQFDVGAYDPVIGRSYMEIAADGRSRHRSQDFGQVQPRGSFVRSFPRLASPLGINIETPAVEASLFDGLDVTLTGVARFAGKDGERLLPALTKIKAHAAQALGEFRLEHPDLIAPHLAAGLREVRALRASLHGLDPVAQANVEEMLARKEHEFNDALARAHGVVVDALSNTEIAAPGEAVEISANVYLGATGKAAKTTAQFKLLAPTTWQIASAGPEVEAPSSVPAFFRNRETADASARFRATVPANETPSQPYWLVQPRTKDQYDWPAIGADFPFTQPFAPPLLRAQVTLELSGERVVLTQPVEYRYSDKTFGEFRHELKVAPALTLNVSPALLIVPSGAPNRTREITVEITHNARRATNGTLKLEAPAGWKVESAAAPLAFTKQGEKTSRTFKVTPPPGANGNVELKAVATADGVAYANGYTKIEYTHIEPRYVYKPATAKLELFDVNVAANLNVGYVMGSGDDGPEVLRQLGVNVHLIGPAELAASDLSGYDTIVLGIRVYEVNDAVMANNKRLLDYVSNGGTLIVQYNKNEIVQGNFLPYPAKMGNGARVTDETAPITVQQPEHPLFNAPNKITAADWQGWVQERGLYFMTEFDAHYTSLLAAPDDTGKVLNGGELIAQYGKGTYIFTGYAWFRQFPAGVPGAYRLFANLVSLPKASALKK from the coding sequence ATGTATAAGCGCTTCGGAATTTGGTTGTCATTGTTTCTGGTTGCAGCACTCACGTGGGCGGCGGTGTCTTCCGCCGACACACGCCCCGCGCCCGAAGACCGCGGCGCAACCGGTCTGGCCTTGCTCTTGCGCCGTTTGCAAACCATCGCCAGCGTCTTGCACACCGCCGCGCATCCCGATGACGAAAGCACCGAGATGATGGCCTATTGCGCCCGCAAAGAAGGCGCGCGCACGGCCTATCTCTCGCTCAATCGCGGCGACGGCGGACAGAATGGCATCGGGCCTGAACTGTGGGACATGCTGGGCGTGTTGCGCACCGAAGAGTTGCTGGCCTCGCGCAAGATTGACGGGGCGGAGCAGTACTTCACGCGCGCCTTTGATTTCGGCTTCACGCGTTCGCCCGAAGAGACGCTGCAAAAGTGGAATCGCGAAGAAATCCTCGGCGATATGGTGCGCGTGATTCGGCGCATGCGCCCGCTGGTGGTCGTCAACGGTTGGAGCGGCACCGCGCAAGACGGCCACGGCCAACACCAGGTCGCGGGCCTGCTCACGCCCGAAGCGATCAAAGCAGCGGCTGATCCGGCGCGCTTTCCCGAACAAGTCAAACAAGGCTTGCAACCGTGGCCGGTGCTGAAATTTTATGCGCGCCGGTTTGGCGGCGGACAGCAAGGGCCACAAGCCCAGTTTGACGTCGGCGCTTACGACCCGGTCATCGGGCGTTCGTACATGGAAATCGCCGCCGACGGGCGCAGCCGCCATCGCTCGCAGGATTTCGGTCAGGTGCAACCGCGCGGTTCTTTTGTGCGCAGCTTCCCGCGCCTGGCTTCGCCCTTGGGCATCAACATCGAGACTCCGGCAGTCGAAGCTTCGCTTTTTGACGGACTGGACGTGACGCTGACCGGCGTCGCCAGGTTCGCGGGCAAAGACGGCGAACGCCTTTTGCCCGCGCTCACCAAAATCAAAGCACACGCCGCCCAGGCGCTCGGCGAATTCCGCCTCGAACATCCGGATTTGATCGCCCCGCATCTGGCCGCTGGGTTGCGCGAAGTGCGCGCCCTGCGGGCGTCACTGCACGGGCTTGACCCCGTCGCCCAAGCCAATGTTGAAGAAATGCTGGCGCGCAAAGAACACGAGTTCAACGACGCGCTGGCCCGCGCACACGGCGTCGTCGTGGACGCGCTCAGCAACACCGAAATCGCCGCGCCTGGTGAAGCAGTCGAGATCAGCGCCAACGTTTATCTAGGCGCGACGGGCAAAGCCGCCAAGACCACCGCCCAATTCAAATTGCTCGCGCCCACCACCTGGCAAATCGCCAGCGCCGGCCCCGAAGTCGAGGCCCCCAGTTCGGTGCCCGCCTTCTTCCGCAACCGCGAAACAGCCGATGCCAGCGCCCGCTTTCGCGCGACCGTGCCCGCCAACGAAACGCCTTCGCAACCGTACTGGCTCGTCCAGCCGCGCACCAAAGATCAATACGACTGGCCCGCCATCGGCGCCGATTTCCCCTTCACGCAACCTTTCGCGCCGCCGCTCTTGCGCGCGCAAGTCACGCTCGAACTCAGCGGCGAACGCGTCGTGCTGACGCAACCCGTCGAATATCGCTACTCCGACAAAACCTTCGGCGAGTTCCGCCACGAATTGAAAGTCGCGCCCGCGCTCACGCTTAACGTCAGTCCGGCGCTCTTGATCGTGCCTTCGGGCGCGCCCAATCGCACCCGCGAAATCACCGTCGAGATCACGCACAATGCCCGCCGCGCGACCAACGGCACGCTCAAACTCGAAGCCCCCGCTGGCTGGAAAGTCGAAAGCGCCGCCGCGCCGCTCGCCTTCACCAAACAAGGCGAAAAGACCTCGCGCACCTTCAAAGTCACCCCGCCCCCCGGCGCAAACGGCAACGTTGAACTTAAAGCCGTCGCCACGGCGGACGGCGTTGCTTACGCGAACGGCTACACCAAGATCGAATACACGCATATCGAACCGCGCTATGTCTACAAACCCGCGACGGCGAAGCTCGAACTCTTTGACGTGAACGTCGCGGCCAATTTGAACGTCGGTTATGTGATGGGCAGCGGCGACGACGGCCCCGAAGTGCTGCGCCAACTCGGCGTCAACGTGCACCTCATCGGCCCGGCGGAACTCGCCGCCAGCGACCTCTCCGGCTACGACACCATCGTGCTCGGCATCCGTGTCTATGAAGTCAACGACGCCGTGATGGCGAATAACAAACGACTGCTTGATTACGTCAGCAATGGCGGCACGCTGATCGTGCAATACAACAAGAACGAGATTGTGCAAGGCAACTTCCTGCCCTACCCGGCGAAGATGGGCAATGGCGCGCGCGTCACGGACGAAACCGCGCCCATCACTGTGCAACAACCGGAACATCCGCTGTTCAACGCTCCGAACAAGATCACCGCCGCAGACTGGCAAGGCTGGGTGCAAGAACGCGGTTTGTATTTTATGACCGAATTCGACGCGCACTATACGTCGCTGCTGGCCGCGCCGGACGACACCGGCAAAGTGCTCAATGGTGGAGAGCTGATCGCTCAGTACGGCAAGGGCACATACATCTTTACCGGTTACGCCTGGTTCCGCCAATTTCCCGCCGGCGTGCCAGGCGCGTATCGGTTGTTTGCGAATTTGGTGAGTTTGCCGAAAGCGTCTGCGCTGAAAAAGTAG
- a CDS encoding PIN domain-containing protein: MKLLLDTNVFAEVMFRQRQAAVAQKLLDDTSHELFITTFALFSIGLLLFRRGYATYWPRFINDLIASGRVQVVSLAHQELATLLQVAQQLSLDFDDAYQYVAAENYGLTLVSFDGDFDHTPHGRQTPQAILQLRSQGNI; the protein is encoded by the coding sequence ATGAAGCTGTTACTCGACACCAACGTATTTGCCGAAGTGATGTTTCGTCAGCGCCAAGCAGCCGTGGCGCAAAAGTTGTTGGATGACACCAGTCACGAGCTTTTCATCACTACTTTTGCGCTTTTTTCAATTGGCTTGCTATTGTTCCGGCGCGGTTATGCGACTTATTGGCCGCGCTTTATCAACGATCTGATTGCTTCGGGCCGCGTGCAAGTCGTGTCCCTGGCGCATCAGGAACTGGCAACGCTGCTTCAGGTCGCGCAACAGCTTTCACTCGATTTTGATGATGCTTACCAGTACGTTGCTGCTGAAAACTATGGCTTGACGCTGGTTAGTTTCGATGGCGACTTTGATCACACTCCGCACGGTCGCCAAACGCCGCAAGCAATCCTTCAGCTTCGCTCCCAAGGAAACATCTGA
- a CDS encoding sodium:solute symporter: MHWLDWAIVAAYLIYIVYDGLRLTKKSNEVEGYFLANRSLPWWAVGLSVMATQLSAITMVGTTGQAYADGMRFVQFYFGLPFAMIVLCLTVVPFFYRARVYTAYEYLEKRFDAKTRALASFCFLVQRALSCGVIIAAPSVILSLVLGWNELTTILVMGLTTTIYTMFGGVQAVTWTDVKQMVVIFVGLVVCLYIIVGKFPAGVSLGEAVALAGATGRLKIVDTSFNVKETYTLWSGLIGGFFLALSYFGCDQSQVQRFLTAKSVSQGRTSLLMSAFIKIPMQLLILFIGVMVFVFYQFNAPPLIFKADDRAKVEQRAEYQELNADYATAFTTRKQAALSFAEAAENTPQREFARNVFVTANKDMTEIRKRTADFVKQTTGKPFNDVNYVFPTFVTTYMPAGVIGLIIAAIFAAAMSSISAELASLSTATVIDFYRRHFKKEAADAHYLLVSKWVTGFWGLFACIVALYAGRLGSLIEVVNKFGSYFYGSLLGVFVLAIGTKRATGRGAFWGLLAGVAAVFVVDRFWPISFLWYNLIGCVVVFVVGMLLSLTDKKRGSL; the protein is encoded by the coding sequence GGCAATTGTCGCGGCCTATCTGATTTACATCGTCTATGACGGCTTGCGGCTCACCAAAAAATCGAACGAGGTCGAAGGCTATTTCCTCGCCAACCGCAGCCTGCCGTGGTGGGCGGTCGGTTTATCCGTCATGGCGACACAGCTTTCAGCCATCACGATGGTTGGGACGACGGGGCAGGCTTATGCCGATGGCATGCGTTTCGTGCAGTTCTATTTCGGCTTGCCCTTCGCGATGATCGTTTTGTGCCTGACGGTCGTGCCGTTCTTTTACCGCGCCAGGGTTTACACGGCGTATGAATACCTGGAAAAACGCTTCGACGCGAAGACGCGGGCGCTGGCGAGTTTTTGCTTTCTGGTGCAACGCGCGTTGTCATGCGGCGTCATCATCGCCGCGCCCTCGGTGATTCTGTCGCTGGTGCTGGGCTGGAACGAGCTGACGACGATTTTGGTGATGGGCCTGACGACGACGATTTACACGATGTTCGGCGGCGTCCAGGCGGTGACGTGGACGGATGTGAAACAGATGGTCGTGATCTTCGTTGGCTTGGTCGTCTGTCTTTACATCATCGTCGGCAAGTTCCCGGCGGGCGTTTCGTTGGGCGAAGCCGTCGCGCTGGCCGGGGCGACCGGGCGCTTGAAGATCGTGGATACCAGTTTCAACGTGAAGGAGACTTACACGTTGTGGTCGGGATTGATCGGCGGCTTTTTCCTCGCGCTCTCCTATTTCGGCTGCGACCAAAGCCAGGTGCAGCGCTTCCTGACGGCGAAATCGGTTTCGCAGGGGCGCACCTCACTCTTGATGAGCGCCTTCATCAAAATCCCGATGCAGTTGCTGATTCTGTTCATCGGCGTGATGGTGTTTGTGTTTTATCAGTTCAACGCGCCGCCGCTGATTTTTAAGGCGGATGACCGGGCGAAGGTCGAGCAGCGCGCCGAGTATCAAGAACTGAATGCTGATTACGCCACCGCCTTTACGACACGCAAACAAGCCGCGCTCAGCTTCGCCGAAGCCGCCGAGAACACCCCGCAGCGCGAATTCGCCCGCAACGTTTTTGTCACTGCGAACAAGGACATGACCGAGATTCGCAAACGCACGGCGGATTTCGTCAAACAGACGACGGGCAAACCCTTCAACGACGTCAACTATGTCTTCCCAACCTTCGTGACAACCTATATGCCAGCGGGCGTCATCGGCCTGATCATCGCGGCCATCTTTGCGGCGGCGATGTCTTCCATCTCGGCGGAACTGGCTTCGCTCTCGACCGCGACGGTGATTGATTTTTACCGGCGGCATTTCAAGAAAGAAGCGGCAGACGCGCATTACTTGCTAGTCTCGAAATGGGTCACAGGTTTTTGGGGCCTGTTCGCCTGCATCGTGGCGCTCTACGCCGGACGGCTCGGTTCGCTGATCGAAGTCGTCAACAAATTTGGCTCGTATTTTTACGGCTCGCTGCTCGGCGTTTTCGTCTTGGCGATTGGGACGAAGCGCGCGACCGGGCGGGGGGCGTTCTGGGGCCTGCTGGCGGGCGTCGCGGCGGTTTTCGTGGTGGACAGATTCTGGCCGATCAGTTTCTTGTGGTATAACTTGATTGGTTGCGTGGTGGTGTTTGTGGTTGGGATGTTGTTGAGTTTGACCGACAAAAAGCGAGGTAGCTTATGA
- a CDS encoding glycosyltransferase family 39 protein has translation MNWRAAVGLLLFIGVGLWFSITADGVGNDEAWSLQVVWRMQTGETLYRDIFCGVLPLAFYLTLALTKLLGAEILVIKLSVVLCQALAVWTAARVMQQLTGTSRYQGFLTGALLLYATPRATALYQPLATLFLLLCYHAVLAHQQAESETRQARRWLLAAGVWAGCCVATKQNVGGYALAALWLALACKHWRGADAVPAARAWGAFGREALSVTLAAGLTVGLILLPVWWRGGLPELFDYAVANKQTYLKLGGISYFAGLRELGQMLVAPLSCCALLRVYVDLIYLLPPLTLGGLALLWRRRLAVAERQALAVVSCFLGAALLTLYPRADHLHLDYIAPVLLIGVLAGWQQLCVQWRTPWAAYVERAAVLSLVFGLALFLASSLRNLRSAQTAWVNLPHYRYKLLRADELLLKQTQAERLRARAASEPVLLLSGAAGFYYLVTGLPNPTPFDYPLATALGRHGETDIIAALAQKRIRAVCLERRGDQLAPARLEHYVIENLQREEDLGECTLYRVRP, from the coding sequence GTGAACTGGCGCGCGGCAGTGGGGCTGTTGCTGTTTATCGGCGTCGGGCTTTGGTTCAGCATTACAGCCGACGGTGTAGGGAATGACGAAGCCTGGTCGTTGCAGGTCGTCTGGCGCATGCAAACGGGCGAAACGCTTTACCGCGACATTTTTTGCGGCGTCTTGCCGCTGGCGTTTTACCTGACGCTGGCGCTGACGAAGTTGCTGGGCGCCGAGATCCTGGTCATCAAGCTGAGCGTGGTGTTGTGTCAGGCGCTGGCGGTGTGGACGGCCGCGCGCGTGATGCAGCAATTGACCGGCACATCACGCTATCAGGGCTTCCTGACGGGCGCGCTTTTGCTTTACGCCACGCCGCGCGCCACCGCGTTGTATCAGCCGCTGGCGACGCTGTTTTTGCTGCTTTGCTATCACGCGGTGTTGGCCCACCAGCAAGCTGAATCGGAAACGCGGCAGGCTCGGCGTTGGCTGCTGGCGGCGGGTGTTTGGGCCGGTTGCTGTGTGGCCACGAAACAAAACGTGGGCGGTTATGCGTTGGCCGCCTTGTGGCTGGCGCTGGCATGCAAACATTGGCGGGGGGCGGACGCCGTTCCCGCTGCGCGCGCGTGGGGCGCGTTTGGGCGCGAGGCGCTCAGCGTCACGCTGGCTGCCGGGTTGACCGTCGGCTTGATTTTGTTGCCGGTGTGGTGGCGCGGCGGGTTGCCGGAGTTGTTTGATTACGCGGTTGCCAACAAGCAGACGTATCTGAAACTAGGCGGCATTTCCTATTTCGCGGGGCTGCGCGAACTCGGTCAGATGCTGGTTGCGCCGTTGTCTTGTTGCGCGTTGTTGCGCGTCTATGTTGATCTGATTTATTTGCTGCCGCCGCTGACACTGGGCGGGCTGGCGCTGCTTTGGCGGCGGCGGCTGGCAGTGGCGGAGCGGCAAGCCCTGGCCGTTGTAAGCTGTTTTCTGGGTGCCGCGTTGCTCACGCTTTACCCGCGCGCCGATCACCTGCACCTCGATTATATTGCGCCGGTTTTGCTGATTGGCGTGTTGGCGGGCTGGCAGCAATTGTGCGTGCAATGGCGCACGCCCTGGGCGGCGTATGTTGAACGCGCGGCGGTGTTGTCGCTGGTGTTTGGCTTGGCGCTCTTTTTGGCGAGTTCGCTAAGAAATCTGCGCTCTGCCCAAACCGCCTGGGTAAATCTGCCGCATTACCGCTATAAGTTATTGCGCGCGGACGAACTGCTCTTAAAACAAACACAGGCTGAGCGGTTGCGCGCGCGCGCGGCGAGTGAACCCGTCTTGTTGTTGTCGGGTGCGGCGGGATTTTACTATCTTGTGACCGGACTGCCCAACCCCACGCCCTTTGATTATCCGCTGGCGACGGCCTTGGGCAGGCACGGCGAAACCGACATCATTGCGGCACTGGCGCAAAAACGCATCCGCGCGGTTTGTCTGGAACGGCGCGGCGACCAGTTGGCGCCGGCACGGCTGGAACATTACGTCATCGAAAATTTACAACGTGAAGAAGACCTGGGTGAATGCACGCTGTATCGCGTGCGCCCCTAA
- a CDS encoding DUF2281 domain-containing protein, with protein sequence MSSMLTAIQEKVRLLSPQRQAELVDFADFLLSKEQAQPPTRGLAFDWVIDPAEPPEPLSSVELQHQATAWMVEMAEKHLEKK encoded by the coding sequence ATGAGTTCGATGTTGACGGCAATTCAGGAAAAGGTTCGGTTGCTTTCGCCGCAAAGACAGGCCGAGTTGGTAGACTTTGCCGATTTTTTATTGAGCAAAGAACAGGCACAACCGCCCACCAGAGGATTGGCTTTCGATTGGGTAATTGACCCGGCTGAGCCGCCAGAACCGTTAAGCTCGGTTGAGCTGCAACATCAAGCCACCGCCTGGATGGTTGAAATGGCGGAAAAACACCTTGAGAAAAAATGA
- a CDS encoding class I SAM-dependent methyltransferase yields MEPSPSFSHERLRRLAQIERWHFWFAGRRALVEGWLAEYVPPAGQRVYDVGCGTGALLESLQRRDYWVAGSDLRAEGLQAVKQNLPAVRLVQADATQLPWQSESFDTVLLLDVLEHVNDCAALRELYRILQPGGRLILTVPALPWLWSYRDEAAGHLRRYTRRQLRAVLNESGFEVRQIRYYQFLLLPLVLATRWLGRRQPVWREVEDLPAPWLNWALTRVNLFEVRLGRWLAWPCGSSLAAVCQRRKAHT; encoded by the coding sequence GTGGAACCAAGCCCTAGCTTTAGTCACGAACGCCTGCGGCGGCTGGCGCAAATTGAACGCTGGCATTTTTGGTTTGCCGGGCGGCGCGCGTTGGTGGAAGGCTGGCTGGCCGAATATGTGCCGCCTGCGGGGCAGCGCGTTTACGATGTGGGGTGTGGCACGGGCGCCTTGCTTGAAAGCTTGCAGCGGCGCGATTATTGGGTGGCAGGCTCCGATTTGCGCGCTGAGGGTTTGCAAGCCGTCAAGCAGAATTTGCCAGCGGTGCGTCTGGTGCAAGCCGATGCCACCCAGTTGCCGTGGCAGTCAGAAAGTTTTGACACGGTGTTGTTGCTGGATGTGTTGGAACACGTCAACGACTGCGCAGCCTTGCGTGAGCTTTACCGGATTTTGCAACCCGGCGGGCGGCTCATTCTTACCGTGCCCGCGTTGCCGTGGCTGTGGAGTTACCGCGATGAGGCGGCGGGCCATTTGCGCCGTTATACCCGCCGGCAGTTGCGGGCGGTGCTGAACGAAAGCGGTTTTGAGGTTCGGCAAATCCGCTATTACCAATTTTTGCTGTTGCCGTTGGTGCTGGCGACGCGCTGGTTGGGGCGGCGCCAACCGGTGTGGCGCGAAGTCGAGGATTTGCCCGCGCCTTGGTTGAATTGGGCATTGACCCGGGTAAATCTGTTTGAAGTGCGGTTGGGCCGTTGGCTGGCGTGGCCGTGCGGTTCATCGCTGGCAGCGGTCTGCCAGCGCAGGAAGGCGCACACATAG
- a CDS encoding class I SAM-dependent methyltransferase — protein sequence MSTTRPEFEAHNQYQRQYFDNTLKRTMVPRATPYVQRQVNEAMRSGHWTPTDRVLEVGCGMGRYTLPLAERGVRVEGLDLSPVLLERLREFNAGRFDIPLYAADLSAPPAQLLGQYDLVLGFFMLHHLHSLDECFAGLARLLKPGGRVVFLEPNPFNPLYYAQILLTPRMTWRAERGMLQMRRTTLAQTLARHGFINFTLRRFGFFPPLLANQGWGAPVERVLERVPLWRGLLPFQIFSGELP from the coding sequence ATGAGCACTACCCGCCCCGAATTCGAGGCGCACAATCAATATCAGCGGCAGTATTTTGACAACACCTTGAAACGGACGATGGTGCCGCGCGCCACGCCCTATGTGCAGCGGCAGGTCAACGAAGCCATGCGCAGCGGGCATTGGACGCCCACCGACCGCGTCCTGGAAGTTGGTTGCGGGATGGGACGCTATACGCTGCCGCTGGCCGAACGCGGTGTGCGCGTCGAGGGGCTGGATTTATCGCCCGTCCTGCTCGAACGGTTGCGGGAATTCAATGCGGGCCGTTTTGACATCCCGCTGTATGCCGCTGATCTGAGCGCGCCGCCCGCACAGTTGCTGGGGCAGTACGATCTTGTGCTGGGCTTTTTCATGCTGCATCACCTGCATTCGCTCGATGAATGTTTCGCCGGGCTGGCGCGCTTGCTCAAACCGGGCGGGCGCGTCGTCTTTCTGGAACCCAATCCCTTCAATCCGCTCTATTACGCCCAGATTTTGCTGACGCCGCGCATGACCTGGCGGGCCGAACGCGGCATGTTGCAGATGCGGCGCACAACGCTGGCGCAAACGCTGGCGCGGCATGGCTTCATCAATTTTACCTTGCGGCGCTTTGGCTTCTTTCCGCCGCTGCTGGCCAATCAAGGCTGGGGCGCGCCCGTCGAGCGCGTCTTAGAGCGCGTGCCCTTGTGGCGCGGCCTGTTGCCGTTTCAAATCTTCAGCGGAGAATTGCCGTGA